In one Flavobacteriales bacterium genomic region, the following are encoded:
- a CDS encoding bifunctional ADP-heptose synthase gives MSGAGRFLDRAAGTTVLVVGDVMVDAYLWGRVDRISPEAPVPVVQVTHRSARLGGAANVALNVKALGGRAIIAATVGEDANADLITRLFHEQELVTDGLVRSPFRRTTVKTRVISGHQHVVRVDEEQEDDLRAEDEELLLERIALVIRNDRPGVMVLEDYNKGVLTARVIEGAVALAREAGIPVAVDPKKKNFLAYRGVTLFKPNLKELREGLKTDVDPADDASVERAVRKLAEQLGNALSLVTLSEHGAYVHDGAHGTRIAAHKRRIVDVSGAGDTVIAVAALCLAQGLPPVPMAALANLAGGLVCEEVGVVPIDRERFRAECERLGLPA, from the coding sequence CACCACCGTGCTGGTGGTGGGCGACGTGATGGTGGACGCCTACCTCTGGGGCCGCGTGGACCGCATCAGCCCCGAGGCGCCGGTGCCCGTGGTGCAGGTGACGCACCGCAGCGCGCGCCTGGGCGGCGCCGCCAACGTGGCGCTGAACGTGAAGGCCCTCGGCGGCCGCGCGATCATCGCCGCCACCGTGGGCGAGGACGCCAACGCCGACCTCATCACGCGCCTCTTCCACGAGCAGGAGCTGGTCACCGATGGGCTCGTGCGCTCGCCCTTCCGCCGCACCACGGTGAAGACCCGCGTGATCAGCGGTCACCAGCACGTGGTGCGCGTGGACGAGGAGCAGGAGGACGACCTGCGCGCCGAGGACGAGGAGCTGCTGCTGGAGCGCATCGCCCTGGTGATCCGCAACGACCGGCCCGGCGTGATGGTGCTGGAGGACTACAACAAGGGCGTGCTCACCGCCCGCGTCATCGAAGGCGCGGTGGCCCTGGCCCGTGAGGCGGGCATCCCCGTGGCCGTGGACCCGAAGAAGAAGAACTTCCTCGCCTACCGCGGCGTTACCCTCTTCAAGCCCAACCTCAAGGAATTGCGCGAAGGCCTGAAGACCGATGTGGACCCGGCGGACGACGCCAGCGTGGAGCGCGCCGTGCGCAAGCTGGCCGAGCAGCTGGGCAACGCCCTCTCGCTGGTGACCTTGAGCGAGCACGGCGCCTACGTGCACGACGGGGCGCACGGCACGCGCATCGCCGCCCACAAGCGCCGCATCGTGGATGTGAGCGGCGCGGGCGATACGGTGATCGCCGTGGCCGCGCTGTGCCTGGCGCAGGGCCTGCCGCCCGTGCCGATGGCCGCGCTGGCCAACCTGGCCGGCGGCCTGGTGTGCGAGGAGGTGGGCGTGGTGCCCATCGACCGTGAGCGCTTCCGCGCCGAATGCGAACGCCTGGGACTGCCCGCATGA